The window cacataagCACCTCTCAAAATACATAGGTCCAATGGAGCAgggtagagtgaatgatccaggatcattgagcttcttgggtacaaccttcttctggatgattgcactgcactcaagacttagtacaaccatgccttgaacttcttttgatctctccatcactaagtccttgaggaatttTTGGTAatgaggaacaagtgcgaatgcatccagcaagatcctcaactcaatctccttgacttgtttttcgaacaaggcCTTGTATtgctcagtaagctgcttcttgaacctcactggaaatggtagaggaggcttgtacggTGGAGGGATGAACCTCGCAGGTCTGTCTTCAGAAACAACAGGCTCCTTAACCGCTTCATGTTCGGACTGCGTCACTGGTTCAACCGGGTCTTTGACTGCTTCGTCTGGACTCTCCATCTGAGCGTCATCCTGATCAAAATCCTCCCCAGCTAATTCcgcactgtcctcagtgacgtctGGAGCTCTTTgcctgggaggcaatgttttcccacttctcagTGTAATGGCATTGGCgaactccttggggttctgaacagctttacctgggaaTTGGTCGGGCTTTTGTGCAGAAGTAGAAGCGGATTGGCCTTCCATGTACNNNNNNNNNNNNNNNNNNNNNNNNNNNNNNNNNNNNNNNNNNNNNNNNNNNNNNNNNNNNNNNNNNNNNNNNNNNNNNNNNNNNNNNNNNNNNNNNNNNNNNNNNNNNNNNNNNNNNNNNNNNNNNNNNNNNNNNNNNNNNNNNNNNNNNNNNNNNNNNNNNNNNNNNNNNNNNNNNNNNNNNNNNNNNNNNNNNNNNNNNNNNNNNNNNNNNNNNNNNNNNNNNNNNNNNNNNNNNNNNNNNNNNNNNNNNNNNNNNNNNNNNNNNNNNNNNNNNNNNNNNNNNNNNNNNNNNNNNNNNNNNNNNNNNNNNNNNNNNNNNNNNNNNNNNNNNNNNNNNNNNNNNNNNNNNNNNNNNNNNNNNNNNNNNNNNNNNNNNNNNNNNNNNNNNNNNNNNNNNNNNNNNNNNNNNNNNNNNNNNNNNNNNNNNNNNNNNNNNNNNNNNNNNNNNNNNNNNNNNNNNNNNNNNNNNNNNNNNNNNNNNNNNNNNNNNNNNNNNNNNNNNNNNNNNNNNNNNNNNNNNNNNNNNNNNNNNNNNNNNNNNNNNNNNNNNNNNNNNNNNNNNNNNNNNNNctcagtaagctgcttcttgaacctcactggaaatggtagaggaggcttgtacggTGGAGGGATGAACCTCGCAGGTCTGTCTTCAGAAACAACAGGCTCCTTAACCGCTTCATGTTCGGACTGCGTCACTGGTTCAACCGGGTCTTTGACTGCTTCGTCTGGACTCTCCATCTGAGCGTCATCCTGATCAAAATCCTCCCCAGCTAATTCcgcactgtcctcagtgacgtctGGAGCTCTTTgcctgggaggcaatgttttcccacttctcagTGTAATGGCATTGGCgaactccttggggttctgaacagctttacctgggaaTTGGTCGGGCCttggtgcagaagtagaagcgGATTGGCCTTCCATGTACCTTATCTTCGAATTCAGAGCTTTGAATTTGACGTTTAGATCGTTGTAtgaacattccatcctctgactaaggtcagcaaacttcttagcagtatccatagaACAGTTAGCTTggccctgaagaagttgttgcatcatctgtttcatttcttgatctggggctggagtaggctgaactggttgagggcggaatcctggcggtggtcctgagggagcttggtaaccctgctggaactgttgttttggAGCGAATCCtggattgtaaggcacaaaaggtttttgttgaccttgttgttattgttgaggtgggtacacctgatcttgtggattagaaacattgttacttcggtaagacaaattggggttcgtcttgtaggggttgtaacctttgttgtatccaccctgattctggacatagctgatctcttcactctgctcaccctccccatcaagaacttggaaagggtcatcctcagatacgaagtggacgctcctctgctggctcagcaagatacggtcaagcttctcatttacattcttgaggtccttcttatacttctcctcagacccagtATCACCGCGAACTGTGCAgtcataatcctcattgtagttgccgtcagactgagcgagattctccaccagttgccaaccttcatctacgtccttgttcaggaagttaccgttagaggcagtgtcaagcagcatgcgtattttgggaaggacaccacggtagagagtacTCAGTAATGACTCAtagctgaaaccatggtgtggacactggctgtggtaaccctagaaacgctcccaggcttcacagaatgattctgagctcttctgagtaaagctggaaatctcattcctcagacgtgctgttctggaattggagaaaaacttggccaaaaAGGCTTTCTTGCAGGCGtcccaagtggtgattgatcccttgggaaggtttttctcccattgatgagctttgtcttccagggagaatgggaagaggcgcaacttgtaaccatcctcactcacgccgttgatcttggtgagactgcataGACGGTCAAACTCGTCCAAATGGTCTAGCGGATCCTCCATAGGTagcccatgaaacttgtttccctggatcatggagatcataCTGCccttgatttcgaagttgttgttctgcacggcgggagggacgattccagcacgctgagtatgagtattcggtgcatccccagcaccaatgtttcgcggtcccggAGGTGGTCCATTcggttgttccatagtgacgggtgcgggatgatcagtgagttgatgagcttgtcgtggtcgttgcaaccgattgatttcgtcgataacaggaaggagattctgatgccctctggatctggtgtgcatgcaaggttgcgatcaacaggtacctgagatgcaaaacaaacaagcagacaaccaaaacaaatcaGTACTCAGAACGATATGtgtaatagaacttaatcttgcaaaacttgaaatcttaaatgtagcaaaacgaatcccaaatggcaacggcgccaaattgatactaggatttttgtgtctcctagtaggtctcaattaaccttatgcgttgtaatacttaaggtgtcaatccagttgggaaagtttactatcactcaagatgcaatcaagaagtcacaagttaagccaattcaaagagtgtttttatgtaacaatcctagaatgatcaaaatgcaaaacggaaatgagtcacagaactagaaacgagaatgcatgacaagaagcgaaaatgaataaaaacataaatgagtctaagcatgaactaaaaagcaggAAACGAAACAattccaggaatgtaataaaaatcagaaagaaagaagtcctaaggatgggagtaattgacgtcggtggagtatcctagtctacagagtgtttaacatgccacaagcaatctatccctagacaatgaacatcacttcttagctaatccaatctcttgacaaaagctactcaaactcaaccacttccaaacctagctctcgctagagaaacatgatcaagcatggcatgaaaaacaagttcattcacatcaacaaacatcctagacaactaatctcttaggctaggaacgtaagtctctggcactagttggtcagacatttcatcaaacaccttttgggtgtggaaatgtctcaaacctagtcccaattgatcagagaaaaactagtatttcttactctagtccagaagggaatcatacaatcaacgcttaaacactctacatcctaagatcctccacctaatctatcccatcctcaagaactaacgcactactcagatccgaaaatcatcatcaacaatacaaactcagaaaacattgaaacaagcattcttagataagtaaaaatgtgaagaacaactttgtagaaggaatcaaatcaaaatactgaataagtTCAAAGATCTCAGGATACAAAATCAGAgtacgtttttggtggctagggaaaccttacaaaagaaaacgagataaaaactaagatgatgtcgccaagacttaacaaaacgtatttatagtaaagacataaaatccctaaaacttaaaacgacaagatgaggagtcggtttgggaatctcctgaagcgtgtaagatggaacgTCTTCTTGACATGTGCGAATGAGTAATGGCTCGAGTGactgatggcgttggctcgagtggagtgatggcgttggctcgagtggagtgacgTCGACTCGAACGGTAgtcgactcgaacggcacgactgcgcgactcgatcggcacgactgcgcgactcgatcggcacgactgcgcgactcgatcggcacgactgcacgactcgatcggcacgactccgaagtctcctaaatacctgaaatactccaaaatgcacgtTGTTTAGTGATCCTtactaaatgcatgacaaaaacatgtttaggagaaacaaaatatagacatatcaaataCTCCAAGCTGACCTTCCTCACTCCGAGCTCCTCATCTTCTCGAACCGCTTATGACACATATTCAAATATTGGCATGTGAATCAACGATCCAGGCCTTTAACGAGAATTCGGACCCGCTGGAGGGGGTTCCAGGTCCAATATATGCCCCAAGTCTCGTGAGCTAATAAGATCGGGGGACTTCAGAATTAAATGCATATTCGAACCCCTTAATTGGAATCCCTTAATTATTTTAGATCTCTTCGGTAAATCCCAAGGATATCAGGATTTATTGTGCCctccgagaaaaaaaaattcctcttCCAGTGATTCTCGAGGCGGTTTCTCTCCAAGATAAAGCGAGAGACTCTTGCCTTCctatttctctttttgaaaTACCTCAAACTTTAATCGGAGAATTTCTTAGCAAATCGTGAGtatcttgtctttttttctttctttgagaaATCGAACATGACGATCTCTTCTTCCAACTCCTAATCTTTCCCACCTGCCAAAGCTAACTCTTCATCAGGGCGAAAGCGGGGTCCAatgcaagagaagaagaaacaattttCTTCGTCCGACATGATTTGTGGTTGGAGCAGCGACATTGCGGGTCCCTACAACGAGACCCTGATGTTCTTGACACAGATGCAAGAGCTCTGCCGCATTCCCAAGAAAATTCATTTGACATTTTCCAACCCTATAAATTCACTGGAACAACCCACGATGGGATTTTTCTATGCGTACGAGGTCTACTTCAAAGGGTGTGGACCTTTCTTCCCACTTATGGAGATtctaataatatcaattctcctatttaaataatctgttaaattatcaaattggaaatgatgtatatttaaaaattaaaaaccttaaaatttaattattttttatgatatgttataaaatattttagagatatcattatagtttgaaaatacaacattacaactgttctatagaaatgagctttgggagaaacatacattattatatcagtatatatatattgtatataattaataatttatgatattattagaactatattttacatggggatttcaaaaaatattccctacgtttcaaaatataagatgttttagagaagtttttgtttcataatataagatgttttcaaggttttatgcaacttttagattagtttagtattttatattatgcagtattgtttctgattggttgaacttgttaaaagtaaaaactttttaatatgcGTAATATAGTTAAATCATCCTATATTTTGGAACAGNATGCGTAATGTAGTTAAATCATCCTATATTTTGGAACAGAgtaagtattattttattattttatcgaattttgttaattatttatagaaccagtaaaatttattaatttatagtgtttattaatttgtagaaTAGTAATTTATAGGATTGAATCTTGTTTcctacaaatttaaaaatttaactaatgAACGGGCCACTTGGTcaacacaaaataaatatatatattaattgatagagattttactgtatttattaatccaaagtccaaacagacaaatataaaAAGTGAGTGTTTTGTTTATGACATAACAATTTTTGAGTTGTCTATAGGCCCAATATAAATTTCCCAGATCGTCACGTCCAAATCGTCGGTTCAAACAACTCGGAGACTCGGTGCACCAAATCCCAAATTCCCAAATGTTTCACTGAGTCGACTCGTCCTCCTCATATCCCCACCCAATCTACAGAGTGAGATACTCTTCCGCTTGGTTCGCTTCGTGATTATGAATTTTAGATCTTGCATTATGTTCTCGttcagtttttggttttgttcgaATTGATTGGTAGAAATCGTAATTTCAGTAACCGGATTGTTGGGTTTTTTAGGAATCTCTCAGATCCTCTCTTCACTTGATTCTGGACATCTCGAATTGGGTAATGGTAGGTAGCGGTGGGATTGGTTTGTGTTATAGTAGAAACTGTAGGTTTTGGGGGATGATACTGGATTCAGGGCTTTTCGTGGATAGTATATTATAGGATTCACTAATTGTGACTTTTTTTGGCAAAACCACCTGTGAAATCGAATTAGAATTTACTTATTGGAAATATCTGATTCTTACTTGTGTTTCTTGAATTTATCATAACTGAGAACTGATTGATCTGGTTTATCTCGAGTGGTGTTTTGGAACTCATGTTGCAAAGCTTGTCCTGGctgtgaagaaaaaaacacaagttgAGTCTCATGTTGTTTGTTTCATGTAAATCGATTATGAAgagcttgttgttgtttgttgactgACACTTGGATTTTGCAtttgttatagttttgttttgagcATTTGAGAGTTCATTGTAGTCGTCTGAGACTGATTCCAGTTGTGATCTCTTCTTTAGTTTGGATTTCAGAGTCAAAACGAGATCATTACAATGGCGCCATCACGTAACATCATTGTAGCCACCGGTCTGGTTGTTTTCGCGTCTGCAGGGTTAGCGTTCCCCTTTTACATGGCGTAAGAACCAACcctcttttgctctctctctctctctcaactgtTAGTTACATCTTCTCTGATCTTTTTGTGATATGattattctctttttcctctctctctctctctctctctctctctctcgctctctctctctctctccttttttggTTGCTGCAGATCATCGAAAAAACCAGTAATTGATCCAACAAAACCATTACCTCCTCAAGCAACTTTTAGAGGACCTTACATCAACACAGGTTCACGCGATGTTGGTCCTGACCATCGAACTTATCCAAAAAAATGATCAGATCAAATCAAGACAATTAAGCAGGAGTTTTCAATGTAAGCCGCTGGTATAACATTTGATATCTTTATTCCTAGACAATATCGTTCTTTAGTTTGTGCTCCCACTCCATGTAATTTTGTTATGCTTCATGTAACTTATCAGAAGATAGTTTTCCCAACCTAAACATTGAATGTAACTGAAGAAACGGATTTCATAAACTTGATTTtgtattgtcaaaaaaaaaagttttgagggATGTAATATCGAAATGACATATAAATGGTGCGGActcaaaagttttgtttgttttgaaagGGATGTAAATATGTAACCCTTCATTacagttttgtttgttgttgttgttgtttgatgaaGGGTTATGTTTGATGAAGGGTTATAACAAATCCatggaacaacaacaatcaaagcATACGATTTGGTTCAGATGCAACAAAAAGCAATAGACTCAATTTGAaaccttttgattttgtttatgttccATGGATTTACTAAGAAACTTTTCAAGCACCTTATCAAAACGAAACTGCTGTTATCAAAGTTTTAGATATTTATGAACTTAAAAGAATCACAAAGACTGGTTTTTACGAATTGAAACTGAGaaataaaacattgaaataGCTAATTAGAATTTCATAACAGTGCCAcaatgagaaaccctaattcccaAATTACATACCCAAACCAAAAGCATTAAAACCCCTACTTCCATCCCCACATTACAGAACCACAAAATCTAAGAACTGGTAAACTTGGTAACAGCCTTAGTCCCTTCAGAAACAGCATGTTTCGCCAACTCTCCAGGCAACACAAGTCTCACCGCCGTCTGAATCTCCCGGGAAGTAATCGTCGGCTTCTTGTTGTACCTCGCAAGCTTCGAAGACTCACCAGCAAGCTTCTCGAAGATATCGTTGATGAAACTGTTCATGATCCCCATGGCTTTGCTCGAGATCCCGATGTCTGGGTGGACTTGTTTAAGCACCTTGAAGATGTAGATCTTGTATGTCTCCACgttcttcttcgatctcttcttcatcttcttgtccCCGGCGACGGCTGGCTCCTTGGGGAGTTTCTTGCCggcttttggtttcttctctgcCGCCGCCGCGGTTTCGGTCGCCGGAGCTTTCTCCGCCGGTTTCTTCTCTGCTGGTTTCTTATCTGCCTTGGCCATTTTTTCAAATGTTAAAAAGCTTTtcaaagattttgaattttgcggttttggttttggttttgatttgattcttcaAACGTTGAGTCTTTGTTTGCTTTATATAGGAGAATAGAAAAGAGATCTGATTGGTTATGGTACTTAAACGTGGATCGGTGACGTGGCGATGAGAGTGCTGTTAGATGTTGAGTTTTGATGAATGGATGGTTcggatctattttttttattttagtgcgcgagttttgtaaattatagtTATCCGCCACAAGTTTAGTGAGGCGGCAATGTCAAAGAGGGAAAAAAGTTTTTGGCATGGATCGCTGACGTGGCTAATTTCGATCTGTCTAAACAATCTACGGCTACGATTTCATTCGcttcaaaacaattttttttggctatttacgtattttttgaccaaaaaaaaaaaggttatttaCGTATTTAAACATTATACAGTATGATGGAAATGAAGATCGTAgtgcataaaattaaaattcttcaAAAATCACCAGctttttagttattttgatagatatacatgatgaattgatgatttttttaatttgtatgaatGCATACATAATTTGGCTTGGATTTGTACTTAAAACTCATCATGAAACTTGTGTTTTTAATACATCATCAACTTATTGCtgatatatttgaaaaaagataataaatgtTCAAGCTGCAAATACACTGtcgtttagtttttttttttttttaagtttctaattttgctAGCGTATATGTTAAAATGAAGATGTAAAATACATGCACAAAATGAATGAAAGggattttcatttatattttgtatagctacatactgtatatagtttgtgtatatattaaatataaatgataTGATTCCACAGATTTTTGTGACTGGTGAAACTCTATAGTATATGCATTATACCCATCAGAATCATTTGTAATATTAACGTCAATACACAAAGTACACAAGGATACAACTTTATCTTTGTGACATTAATTTAAAGGATACAGAAactcctgaaaaaaaaaacgaatgaaAAAGAGAGGGTTGAATGCACTAGTCATTTTTTTGATATACGTCAATCTCTTTAGAACTCGAACTTTCCTATGGCCTTACCTTAAGGTGATTGTTGGCGGCTGGGATGACCCATGTGCCGGTACGTGGCCCAAGAACAAAGAAACGTGGCTCATAAGCTTGTCTTTCCTAGAAAATTTAGTCCCACAAGAACAAACCCACTTTATATTCCCACAATGCTTCTCGTGCGTCCTAAGATCAGACAGAACCGAGAAATGCTTCACACTGCACCTCCTGCACATATACATTTTAGGACAATGACTCCTCTTGTAATGATTCTTGGCGCAAATCACAGATTTCAACGGCTGAAACTTCTCGTGCCTCTGGTTCCATCTACACCCTTGTTGAGGGCACGAGTAGTAATGCTTCTTTAACGAGTATTCTCCTTTCTTGTCTTGGCTCGTTGAGCTGATCAACGCCTCACGTGTCTTGTACTCGTCCCCATGCGCTCTCATGTGCATCCTTAGATTCGCGTCTCTCTTAAACCCTTTCCCACAAATCTGACAGTAATGTGTGTATTTCGCTAATAGATCCGCTACGTCTAGTTCCAATATCTCGTAGTTACCGGGTCTTGGTTTTGAATGATGATGTTctcttttagggtttatggtttcCGTGCCATACCAGTTGTGATTTTGGTCGGGAAACGAGATCTGCCCTCTTTCTTGGACACCAAAAAGGTTTGTCGACTCTTGCACAAAATCACGACCCGGGTCCGTTTCTTGTCGggaaaaatccaaaaccattgCATCTGCGGTTTGATCGTTATGGATATCATTGTCGTTGTTAGATCCGTTGTGGAGTTGTTGGCAAGCGAACAACATGGAAGATGCAGCCGTGATGATCTCTTGAACTAAACTTCCGATGTTAGCAACGGCCAAAGACGTTGACCCCGATGATTGGTTAATGTGATTAGTAGAGATCATGTAGAAGCTGACTAGAGGTTGGATCTGATGGACTTTGTCTTGTAAGGTAGATAGATTGTATAGAAGAGAGAGTGAAACGTCGTCCTCTTCCAATGATTTCGTCCCAGCCGCCGTCACGGTATTAAGGTAGATTTGTTTTGAGGAACTAGTGGTCGTCCCGGAGAAGCTAGACATTGACCCTTCACCGTTATTTGTAATACGCTCGTCTTGATTCGtcatctatgtatatatatgaagaatCTATTGTGAGTTCtgttcttatattttcttttgattttgttgcttcTCTATATTCTTTGTGatatgtttgtttcatatatatgatatgcCAGACGGTCTAGACTCTGCCTTGAAGAAGACACCCTACCCTATACCGTATAAAATACTCGTGACATACATTCACACAAACAAATACGTGTCACATGCATATAATAATGTATCTTCGCTCATtttattatcaaacaaaatcggGATGATTACTAAATTgggtaaaaatttgaaaaaaaaactagtgaaCCTAACAATATTATGAACCCTGcagttttaaattttgaatggaCGACATTTTTATCGATGCAAAAACATTCATGATATATTAAACGGTCAAAttatactaatttttatttaaattcagaTATTCAAGggtttatatttagtttataacttgatttttggaaatacaaatatacaatatacatacataaaatttataattatattggtgtctttttttcttttttgtcgaCAAAATGCGATTCAGATTTTGATACATTCGGATGGTGGCAAGCAAGCGACAATAGTAAAACAATCCATTAATTAGACTACAACTTTTCGTCGTCATGAATGATGTTTTATTTCCTCTCTCT is drawn from Camelina sativa cultivar DH55 chromosome 8, Cs, whole genome shotgun sequence and contains these coding sequences:
- the LOC104706590 gene encoding histone H2B.10, whose product is MAKADKKPAEKKPAEKAPATETAAAAEKKPKAGKKLPKEPAVAGDKKMKKRSKKNVETYKIYIFKVLKQVHPDIGISSKAMGIMNSFINDIFEKLAGESSKLARYNKKPTITSREIQTAVRLVLPGELAKHAVSEGTKAVTKFTSS
- the LOC104706591 gene encoding protein SENSITIVE TO PROTON RHIZOTOXICITY 1-like — its product is MTNQDERITNNGEGSMSSFSGTTTSSSKQIYLNTVTAAGTKSLEEDDVSLSLLYNLSTLQDKVHQIQPLVSFYMISTNHINQSSGSTSLAVANIGSLVQEIITAASSMLFACQQLHNGSNNDNDIHNDQTADAMVLDFSRQETDPGRDFVQESTNLFGVQERGQISFPDQNHNWYGTETINPKREHHHSKPRPGNYEILELDVADLLAKYTHYCQICGKGFKRDANLRMHMRAHGDEYKTREALISSTSQDKKGEYSLKKHYYSCPQQGCRWNQRHEKFQPLKSVICAKNHYKRSHCPKMYMCRRCSVKHFSVLSDLRTHEKHCGNIKWVCSCGTKFSRKDKLMSHVSLFLGHVPAHGSSQPPTITLR